From a region of the Arachis ipaensis cultivar K30076 chromosome B09, Araip1.1, whole genome shotgun sequence genome:
- the LOC110266903 gene encoding uncharacterized protein LOC110266903, protein MVDEQLEHIVLVHYRDIKEGYKSGISHSPAAPISLVGSSRTSSAPSSVKIESPISVFQTSVSSIVNEVEQAGRPSVCDDQHSENGPQVLSHARPIDTSILTMHGCLDMTPLVLLS, encoded by the exons GCAGTTAGAGCATATTGTTCTTGTACATTATCGTGATATTAAAGAG GGTTACAAGTCTGGCATCTCACATTCCCCTGCAGCTCCAATATCCTTGGTTGGTAGCTCTCGAACAAGTTCAGCACCTTCCTCTGTCAAAATAGAGTCACCTATATCTGTATTTCAAACATCTGTTTCATCAATTGTAAATGAAGTTGAGCAGGCTGGACGACCTTCAGTGTGTGATGATCAGCACTCAGAGAATGGTCCTCAAGTCTTGTCTCATGCTCGGCCTATTGACACTTCAATCCTCACAATGCACGGCTGCTTGGACATGACGCCACTG GTTTTGCTGAGTTGA